In Erigeron canadensis isolate Cc75 chromosome 7, C_canadensis_v1, whole genome shotgun sequence, one DNA window encodes the following:
- the LOC122606481 gene encoding uncharacterized protein LOC122606481 codes for MNHSHRQLPPMAPHKRKFRDETFDFLKPSKTIKPPPSKQAKPMPRPAHRRAMTLINPSIEAISPPTQSNMLLAEYLAHEYITKGTLFGRLYDPAQKAPRANNSTTLADFTTMKEPSHGFVNPHKETAEIKLKTWKNKNGISPRLTRNQKFIEVSKLLVNGAHIPGIVNPSQLDHFLNLQQENK; via the coding sequence ATGAACCACTCACATAGACAATTGCCACCAATGGCTCCACATAAGCGAAAATTTAGAGATGAGACATTTGACTTTTTGAAGCCGTCAAAGACAATAAAACCACCACCCTCTAAGCAAGCCAAGCCCATGCCAAGACCGGCTCATCGTCGAGCCATGACTCTGATTAACCCGTCGATAGAAGCTATCTCGCCACCGACTCAATCTAACATGCTTCTAGCCGAGTACTTGGCTCATGAGTATATAACCAAAGGTACATTGTTTGGCCGGTTATATGATCCGGCTCAAAAGGCTCCACGAGCTAATAATTCGACGACTTTAGCTGATTTTACGACAATGAAGGAGCCGAGCCATGGTTTTGTCAATCCACATAAAGAGACGGCTGAGATAAAGCTAAAGACATGGAAGAACAAGAACGGGATTAGCCCACGACTAACTAGGAACCAAAAGTTCATTGAAGTGTCTAAGTTGCTAGTAAACGGGGCCCATATACCGGGCATTGTTAATCCGTCACAACTCGATCATTTTTTGAATCTCCAACAAgagaataaatga